A genomic window from Fibrobacterota bacterium includes:
- a CDS encoding STM4012 family radical SAM protein: MSAGMEQFLSGDRTRWSYLYSYPHKTAYRRFDGPISLRDLWADEPKESLYLYTHIPFCASKCSFCNLFSLSRPGQDLVDRYLDQLETQAHAVRAAIGPAKYSGYAIGGGTPSLLEVPRLERIFSIQSSVFGVDPSHAGSIEASPDTLTMDQIQYLSSVGLERLSLGVQTFDPAEARTLGRPRPDHSLDALLEAVAKADFPVFNLDLIYGTAGQTPESFRASLEKAVSFSPEEIFLYPLYVRPLTPLHRRGGGPDLEGERMDSLLEVGRQFLADQGYQQDSLRLFRRKDLQRDDAIEYSCQEDGMVGLGVGARSYTRDAHYSTEWAVDRTAVEAVLDSYLARSPESFAQADHGIRLSMDDRKRRFVIKSILKARGLDLARYTQVFGSEARSDYPDLTELERLGLAEGSDGWLRLTRRGMALSDGIGAWLIGPEVAARMNEYELR; encoded by the coding sequence GTGAGCGCGGGTATGGAGCAATTTTTGTCTGGAGACCGGACGCGCTGGAGCTACCTGTACTCCTACCCGCACAAGACGGCCTACCGGCGATTCGACGGTCCGATCTCCTTGCGGGACCTTTGGGCCGACGAGCCCAAGGAATCCCTGTACCTCTATACCCACATCCCCTTCTGCGCCAGCAAGTGTTCGTTTTGCAACCTGTTCTCGCTCTCGCGACCCGGGCAGGATCTGGTGGATCGCTACCTGGATCAGTTGGAAACCCAGGCGCACGCGGTACGGGCGGCCATCGGTCCTGCGAAATATTCCGGCTACGCCATCGGCGGTGGGACGCCAAGCCTTCTGGAGGTCCCGCGGCTGGAGCGGATCTTTTCCATCCAGTCCTCCGTGTTCGGCGTCGATCCTTCGCACGCCGGGTCGATCGAAGCCTCGCCGGACACCCTCACGATGGATCAGATCCAATATTTGTCCTCAGTGGGCTTGGAGCGTCTGAGCCTGGGTGTGCAGACCTTCGATCCTGCCGAGGCGCGCACGTTGGGGCGCCCGCGGCCGGATCACTCCTTGGATGCCTTGTTGGAAGCCGTGGCCAAGGCCGATTTCCCGGTGTTCAATCTGGATCTGATCTACGGAACCGCCGGGCAGACGCCGGAGTCCTTCCGTGCAAGCCTGGAAAAGGCCGTCTCGTTTTCGCCGGAAGAGATCTTCCTGTATCCGCTCTACGTGCGCCCCCTCACGCCTCTGCATCGGCGCGGGGGTGGTCCCGATCTGGAGGGAGAGAGGATGGACTCCCTGTTGGAAGTGGGTAGACAATTCCTGGCGGATCAGGGCTACCAGCAGGATTCGCTGCGCCTGTTCCGACGCAAGGATCTGCAGCGGGATGACGCGATCGAGTACTCCTGCCAGGAAGACGGCATGGTGGGTCTGGGCGTGGGCGCGCGCTCCTACACCCGCGACGCCCATTATTCCACGGAGTGGGCGGTGGACCGCACGGCGGTGGAGGCGGTGTTGGACTCCTACCTGGCGCGGAGTCCGGAGTCGTTCGCCCAGGCCGACCACGGGATCCGTCTTTCCATGGATGACAGAAAGCGGCGATTCGTGATCAAGTCGATCCTGAAGGCGCGGGGTCTGGATCTTGCACGCTACACCCAGGTGTTCGGAAGCGAGGCGCGATCGGACTATCCGGATCTGACGGAGCTGGAGCGTCTGGGGTTGGCGGAAGGTTCCGACGGCTGGCTGCGGCTCACCAGGCGGGGAATGGCCTTGTCCGACGGGATCGGGGCGTGGTTGATTGGGCCCGAGGTGGCCGCGCGCATGAACGAGTACGAGCTTAGATGA
- a CDS encoding radical SAM protein → MKLKILYRGHVTDCNFACPYCPFAKTRNDAAARALDRTDLERFVDWVEKYGALGWTFEILFTPYGEALIHPWYQHAIVRLSRMGHVRKVAAQTNLSWSTAWTEGLDPVKSAFWATFHPGQAKESVFLARCRELSDQGIPHSVGVVGLKEHFSAIDSLRRDLPDSTYLWINAFKRQEGYYSLEEIEHLESIDPHFRHNLPYYPTFGRDCRTGSEVVAIEGNGDLLRCHFDKAVRGNIFQQELAQLLRAEPCSQATCHCHIGYVHAPHLGLAEIYGDRILERIPPKMPPKND, encoded by the coding sequence ATGAAGCTGAAGATCTTGTACCGTGGCCATGTCACCGACTGCAACTTCGCCTGCCCGTATTGTCCGTTTGCCAAGACCCGCAACGACGCCGCCGCGCGAGCGCTCGATCGGACGGACCTGGAGAGGTTCGTGGACTGGGTGGAAAAATATGGCGCGCTCGGCTGGACCTTCGAGATCCTGTTCACGCCCTACGGCGAGGCTTTGATCCACCCTTGGTACCAGCATGCCATTGTTCGGCTTTCCCGGATGGGGCATGTCCGGAAGGTGGCCGCACAAACCAACCTCTCTTGGAGCACCGCTTGGACGGAGGGATTGGATCCAGTCAAATCCGCGTTCTGGGCCACGTTCCATCCCGGCCAAGCCAAGGAATCGGTGTTTCTGGCGCGATGCCGGGAATTGTCGGACCAGGGTATTCCGCATAGCGTTGGCGTGGTGGGGCTCAAGGAGCATTTTTCCGCCATCGATTCCCTCAGGCGCGACTTGCCCGATTCCACCTATCTATGGATCAACGCCTTCAAACGCCAGGAGGGCTATTACTCGCTGGAAGAAATCGAACATCTCGAATCCATCGATCCGCACTTCCGCCACAACCTTCCCTACTATCCAACTTTCGGACGCGATTGCCGGACCGGGTCGGAGGTCGTGGCCATCGAAGGGAATGGGGATCTGCTCCGCTGCCACTTCGACAAGGCGGTTCGCGGCAACATCTTCCAGCAGGAGTTGGCCCAACTGCTCCGTGCCGAGCCTTGCTCGCAGGCCACCTGCCATTGCCACATCGGCTATGTCCATGCGCCTCACCTGGGGTTGGCCGAGATCTACGGAGATCGGATCTTGGAGCGGATTCCCCCGAAAATGCCCCCTAAAAACGACTAA
- a CDS encoding VOC family protein has product MKLKFDMIGLFVKDLHAMVAFYRDVVGLETQWDGVGPYAEFRHEGIRFAMYARAQLPSLLGQEPSYPNGLNGTFELAINVGAPDQVDATFHKFVEGGAKPVYAPRDEPWKMRSSMVSDPEGNLLEIGSDFWT; this is encoded by the coding sequence ATGAAACTGAAGTTCGACATGATCGGTTTGTTCGTGAAGGACCTCCACGCCATGGTGGCCTTCTACCGCGACGTGGTGGGCCTGGAGACCCAATGGGATGGGGTCGGGCCCTATGCCGAATTCCGTCACGAGGGAATCCGCTTCGCGATGTACGCACGCGCCCAATTGCCGTCGTTGCTGGGGCAGGAGCCATCGTACCCCAACGGCCTCAACGGCACCTTCGAATTGGCCATCAATGTCGGGGCGCCGGATCAGGTGGATGCGACTTTCCACAAGTTCGTGGAAGGGGGAGCCAAACCTGTCTACGCGCCGCGCGACGAGCCCTGGAAAATGCGCTCGTCCATGGTGTCCGACCCGGAAGGCAACCTGCTGGAGATCGGATCCGATTTCTGGACCTGA
- a CDS encoding DUF1016 family protein produces MSDAPARLLPIPDGYTEWLTDLKSRIHAAQQRATLAVNRELVLVYWQIGRDILDRQARQGWGAKVIDRLAEDLRAAFPNMKGFSPRNLKYMRAFAEAWPDAEFVQGVLAQLPWYHHLALLDKVDSSDSRRWYASKAIDHNWSRNVLVMQIETHQLERSGKAVTNFDSTLPKPESDLARESLKDPYRFDFLNLTDEAQEREIERALVNHVTAFLLELGAGFAFVGRQVLLDVGGDEFKMDLLFYHLKLRCYVVIELKAGKFKPEHLGQLSFYLTAVDRQIKSEHDNPTIGLLLCKSKNKVVAEYALGDKSQPMGIAEYKLLESLPAELQSSLPSIEQIERELASDPAMPEDDS; encoded by the coding sequence ATGAGCGATGCACCCGCCCGGCTTCTGCCGATTCCAGACGGCTACACAGAGTGGCTCACCGATCTCAAGAGCCGCATCCATGCCGCCCAGCAGCGCGCCACGCTTGCGGTCAACCGGGAACTCGTGCTGGTGTACTGGCAGATCGGACGAGATATTTTGGACCGTCAAGCCCGCCAAGGCTGGGGCGCCAAGGTGATCGATCGACTGGCTGAGGACCTGCGGGCGGCCTTCCCTAATATGAAGGGATTCTCACCCCGAAACCTCAAGTACATGCGGGCTTTTGCGGAGGCCTGGCCGGATGCCGAATTTGTGCAAGGGGTGCTTGCACAATTGCCTTGGTACCACCACCTCGCCCTTTTGGATAAGGTCGATAGTTCCGATTCACGCCGATGGTACGCCTCGAAGGCGATCGACCACAATTGGTCGCGCAATGTATTGGTGATGCAGATCGAGACCCACCAACTGGAGCGTAGTGGCAAGGCCGTGACCAACTTCGATTCCACGCTGCCCAAGCCAGAATCCGATCTCGCTCGCGAGTCGCTGAAGGACCCCTACCGGTTCGACTTCCTGAACCTCACCGACGAGGCGCAAGAGCGTGAGATCGAAAGGGCTCTGGTCAATCATGTCACCGCATTCCTGTTGGAACTTGGCGCTGGCTTTGCCTTCGTGGGCAGGCAAGTGCTCTTGGACGTGGGCGGTGACGAATTCAAGATGGACCTGCTCTTCTACCACCTCAAGCTGCGCTGCTATGTGGTGATCGAACTCAAGGCCGGAAAATTCAAACCCGAGCATCTGGGCCAGTTGAGCTTCTATCTCACCGCGGTCGATCGCCAAATCAAGAGCGAGCACGACAATCCGACCATCGGACTTCTGCTGTGCAAATCCAAGAACAAGGTGGTGGCAGAGTACGCACTGGGCGACAAAAGCCAACCCATGGGCATCGCCGAATACAAGCTGCTGGAATCCTTGCCAGCCGAATTGCAGTCGAGTCTCCCCAGCATCGAACAGATCGAGCGTGAATTGGCGTCCGATCCCGCAATGCCGGAAGATGATTCCTAA
- the ftsH gene encoding ATP-dependent zinc metalloprotease FtsH — protein MADQRDDNRDSERDSDKSSFRFPRGSGLLVILILLVFLVAQVISPTDPTSGEFTYNQFLDLMKDSTKVIKSLTVLKSAEGVEVRGQRELDSAEKKAAKSRMAFLPKVETKDFSVRVLALDDSTLKEWAVQRKITIKVRERESDWFLPLLMYLLPILLIGAMLYFTMRQGQNGPKGLFSFGKSRARLAGKDVPKVFFDDVAGCDEAKAELVEVVDFLKDPGKYDRLGGKIPRGVLLMGPPGTGKTLLAKAVAGEAKVPFFSMSGSSFVEMFVGVGASRVRDLFEQAKKAAPCLIFIDEIDAVGRQRGTGLGGGHDEREQTLNQLLIEMDGFSGNEGVIIVAATNRPDVLDPALLRPGRFDRRVVVDAPDMRGRFEILKVHTGTKIPLSSDVDLTKIARGTPGFSGADLANLCNEAALLAARLGRESVTMDDFEKSKDKVHMGPERRSRMVNTEDRKVVAWHEAGHAVVGWYTPKADPVHKVTIIPRGRALGLTWSLPEGDRSLVTKAYLDAELDILLGGRLAEEMYLGEITTGASNDIQRASGLARKMVCEYGMSKLGPQHFGDNQQQVFLGRDFANQRETSEETAKAIDNEIRRIIDEAYGRARALLVEHKREIELLAATLLTHESLESDDIKELFETGALDKPLPLSTSEKPADEAPKA, from the coding sequence ATGGCTGACCAACGCGACGACAACCGGGATTCCGAACGGGACTCGGACAAATCTTCTTTCCGCTTCCCCCGGGGCAGCGGGCTCCTTGTCATCCTCATCCTCCTGGTCTTCTTGGTTGCCCAGGTGATTTCGCCGACGGACCCTACGTCCGGCGAGTTCACCTACAACCAATTCCTTGACCTGATGAAGGACTCCACCAAGGTGATCAAAAGCCTGACCGTGTTGAAAAGCGCGGAAGGCGTGGAGGTGCGTGGGCAGCGCGAGTTGGATTCTGCGGAGAAAAAAGCCGCCAAGAGCCGCATGGCCTTCCTGCCCAAGGTGGAGACCAAGGATTTTTCCGTGCGCGTGCTGGCTTTGGACGATTCCACCCTGAAGGAGTGGGCCGTCCAGCGCAAGATCACGATCAAGGTCCGCGAGCGCGAGAGCGATTGGTTCCTGCCCTTGCTCATGTATCTGCTGCCCATCCTTTTGATCGGGGCGATGCTCTACTTCACGATGCGCCAGGGCCAGAACGGCCCCAAGGGATTGTTCTCCTTCGGCAAGTCCCGCGCCCGCCTGGCCGGCAAGGATGTGCCCAAGGTTTTCTTCGATGACGTGGCCGGTTGCGACGAGGCCAAGGCGGAGCTGGTGGAGGTCGTGGACTTCCTGAAGGATCCGGGCAAGTATGATCGATTGGGCGGTAAGATCCCGCGCGGCGTGCTGCTCATGGGCCCTCCGGGAACGGGCAAGACGCTTCTGGCCAAGGCCGTGGCGGGCGAAGCGAAGGTGCCGTTCTTCAGCATGTCGGGATCGTCCTTCGTGGAAATGTTCGTGGGTGTGGGTGCCTCGCGGGTGAGAGACCTCTTCGAACAGGCCAAGAAGGCTGCTCCTTGCTTGATCTTCATCGACGAAATCGACGCGGTGGGTCGCCAGCGCGGAACAGGTCTGGGCGGCGGGCACGACGAACGCGAACAGACCCTCAATCAGCTGTTGATCGAGATGGACGGCTTTTCCGGCAACGAAGGCGTGATCATCGTCGCGGCCACCAACAGGCCGGACGTGTTGGATCCCGCCTTGCTGCGGCCAGGTCGTTTCGATCGGCGCGTGGTGGTGGATGCACCGGACATGCGCGGACGCTTCGAGATCCTGAAGGTCCATACCGGCACCAAGATCCCGCTGTCCAGCGATGTGGATCTGACCAAGATCGCGCGTGGTACCCCCGGTTTCTCCGGAGCGGATTTGGCGAATCTCTGCAACGAGGCGGCACTTCTGGCTGCCCGGCTCGGGCGCGAATCGGTGACCATGGACGACTTCGAGAAGTCCAAGGACAAGGTCCACATGGGCCCCGAGCGTCGCTCCCGGATGGTCAACACCGAAGATCGCAAGGTCGTGGCTTGGCACGAGGCGGGACACGCCGTGGTGGGCTGGTACACGCCCAAGGCGGATCCTGTCCACAAGGTCACGATCATTCCCCGTGGCCGGGCATTGGGGCTGACCTGGAGCTTGCCGGAAGGCGATCGCTCCTTGGTGACCAAGGCGTACCTGGACGCGGAACTGGATATTCTGCTAGGCGGCCGTTTGGCCGAAGAGATGTACCTGGGCGAGATCACCACGGGTGCATCCAACGACATCCAGCGCGCCTCCGGCCTGGCCCGCAAGATGGTCTGCGAATACGGCATGAGCAAGCTGGGTCCGCAGCATTTCGGGGACAACCAGCAGCAAGTCTTCTTGGGACGCGATTTCGCCAACCAACGCGAAACTTCCGAAGAGACCGCCAAGGCGATCGACAACGAGATCCGGCGCATCATCGACGAAGCCTACGGGCGGGCCCGAGCTCTTCTGGTGGAACACAAGCGGGAGATCGAACTGCTGGCCGCCACCTTGTTGACCCACGAGAGCCTGGAATCCGACGACATCAAGGAGCTCTTCGAGACCGGTGCGTTGGACAAGCCTCTGCCGCTTTCCACGTCCGAAAAGCCCGCCGACGAGGCGCCGAAGGCCTAA
- the folP gene encoding dihydropteroate synthase — MSRIWRVRDASLRGEETPLLVGIVNATPDSFFDGGCHATPEAAYAHGMRLAEVGADLLDVGGESTRPGAAPVDSSEERGRIEPVVRSLVAQGVRVCIDTRHADVARAALDVGACAINDVSGLADPAMLALCREYSCGACAMHMRGTPANMQSDTEYVDLEAEVAGYLTGIVERWAQARLPAESLALDPGVGFGKSAAQNHHLVGATARFRRKFPAHPWYLGLSRKSWIAPLAAKDSDRLAGSLGGALAAAQAGCDILRVHDVAQTREAIRAFQACRERT, encoded by the coding sequence ATGAGCAGAATCTGGCGTGTTCGCGACGCAAGCCTGCGGGGCGAGGAGACTCCTCTGCTGGTCGGCATCGTGAACGCGACCCCGGATTCGTTCTTCGATGGCGGATGCCATGCCACGCCCGAGGCTGCCTACGCCCACGGGATGCGCCTGGCCGAAGTTGGTGCCGACCTGTTGGACGTGGGCGGGGAATCCACACGCCCCGGAGCCGCACCGGTGGATTCTTCCGAGGAGCGCGGTCGCATCGAGCCCGTCGTGAGGTCACTGGTGGCCCAAGGGGTCCGGGTTTGCATCGACACGCGGCATGCGGACGTGGCGCGCGCGGCCTTGGATGTCGGGGCTTGCGCGATCAACGATGTTTCGGGACTGGCGGATCCGGCGATGCTGGCGCTTTGCCGGGAGTATTCGTGTGGAGCCTGCGCCATGCACATGCGGGGGACGCCCGCCAACATGCAGTCGGATACCGAATACGTGGATCTGGAAGCCGAGGTGGCTGGATACTTGACAGGAATTGTTGAGAGATGGGCGCAAGCGAGGCTGCCGGCGGAATCCCTCGCCCTGGATCCGGGCGTGGGGTTCGGGAAGTCGGCCGCCCAGAACCACCATCTGGTGGGGGCCACCGCCAGATTTCGACGAAAATTTCCAGCCCATCCGTGGTACCTCGGGCTATCCCGCAAATCGTGGATCGCCCCGTTGGCCGCGAAGGACTCCGATCGTCTGGCGGGGTCGCTGGGGGGCGCGTTGGCCGCCGCCCAAGCGGGGTGCGATATTCTGAGGGTCCATGACGTGGCCCAAACGCGCGAAGCGATCCGGGCTTTCCAAGCCTGCAGGGAGCGTACATGA
- a CDS encoding SUMF1/EgtB/PvdO family nonheme iron enzyme, with the protein MSEAQPKPQEPKTKKPSRKRWVATLLVLLLLLLLLWRCDDLHPGKPQDPTPPVRVDSSAILDSLHRLDSLRRADSLARALWVADSLRQADSLRDLDSLSRLRKGWEAWKLRHLADSLLKARRDSLARLDSMRADSLARLGRDTTPPHAFADPSAGVHPSPVEVAVLSDEGSATPLCGPDSTRLKPCVDMIRVVDRATLWIAAVDTAGNRSIPQKLDYVVDADASRCGPRRVLVVGDSGSFCLDAFEYPNNPSGIPRSNVSWEEANALCRRDGKRLCSDAELETACRGPKGWQYPYGDRYIPGHCQDVENALVRGMAKPACRSWWGAFHLAGNAWEWSSTRVGSTALAVGGTFVGGPEDRCGRTTRSFYAQNKYESVGFRCCGEVP; encoded by the coding sequence ATGAGCGAGGCACAGCCCAAGCCGCAGGAGCCCAAAACAAAGAAGCCTTCCCGCAAGAGATGGGTGGCGACACTTCTTGTCTTGTTGTTGCTTCTGCTTCTGCTGTGGCGGTGCGACGACCTCCACCCCGGGAAGCCCCAGGATCCGACGCCACCCGTGCGCGTGGATTCCAGTGCGATCTTGGATTCCTTGCATCGGCTGGATTCGCTCCGCCGTGCGGATTCCCTGGCGCGGGCGCTGTGGGTGGCCGATTCCTTGCGCCAGGCCGACAGCCTGCGTGATCTGGATTCCCTCTCGCGGTTGCGCAAGGGGTGGGAGGCCTGGAAGCTTCGCCACCTGGCGGATTCCTTGTTGAAGGCGCGCCGGGATTCGCTGGCACGACTCGATTCCATGCGGGCGGATTCCTTGGCGCGACTTGGGCGCGACACCACGCCGCCCCATGCCTTCGCCGACCCTTCCGCGGGCGTGCACCCCTCGCCCGTCGAGGTGGCCGTGCTGTCCGACGAAGGTTCCGCCACGCCGCTGTGCGGGCCGGATTCCACCCGCCTGAAGCCCTGCGTGGACATGATCCGGGTAGTGGATCGCGCCACCTTGTGGATCGCGGCGGTGGACACCGCGGGGAACCGTTCCATCCCCCAGAAGCTCGACTACGTGGTGGACGCCGACGCCTCGCGTTGCGGTCCCCGGCGCGTTTTGGTTGTGGGGGACTCTGGCAGTTTCTGTCTGGACGCCTTCGAGTACCCCAACAATCCCTCCGGCATTCCCCGCAGCAACGTGAGTTGGGAAGAAGCGAACGCATTGTGCCGCCGCGACGGAAAACGCCTATGCTCCGACGCCGAACTGGAAACGGCCTGCCGCGGGCCCAAGGGTTGGCAATATCCGTACGGAGATCGCTACATCCCCGGCCACTGCCAGGACGTGGAAAATGCGCTGGTGCGGGGCATGGCCAAACCCGCCTGCAGGTCTTGGTGGGGCGCCTTCCACCTGGCCGGAAACGCCTGGGAATGGAGCTCCACTCGGGTTGGATCCACGGCCTTGGCCGTGGGAGGCACCTTCGTGGGCGGGCCGGAAGACCGCTGCGGACGCACCACCCGCAGCTTCTACGCGCAGAACAAATACGAATCGGTGGGCTTCCGCTGCTGCGGCGAGGTGCCCTGA
- a CDS encoding aminotransferase class V-fold PLP-dependent enzyme, with protein sequence MHKDATIALHAGYSPEPTTGACAVPLYQTASYEFRDAEHASNLFALKEFGNIYTRLGNPTTDVLEKRLAALEGGVAALATASGQAAITMAILNIARAGDNIVSTSYLYGGTYNLFKYTFARLGITVKFVDFSKPDMVEAAIDERTRAVYMESIGNPKNNVDDFHAIARAAHSKGVAFIVDNTVSPIVFKPLENGADIVVYSLTKYIGGHGTSLGGAIVDGGKFPWNNGRYDVEFVQPDPSYHGLVYWDAFGLHDKALVRGAGFIFKARLQLMRDMGSCISPFNSWQILQGLETLPLRMKAHCENALKIAQFLSKHPSVSWVNYPGLPTHPDHENAKRYLDGGFGGIIGFGVKGGREAGAQVIDKVKLFTHLANIGDAKSLIIHPASTTHSQLSDAELPATGVTADFIRLSVGLEAAQDLIADLDQALPKA encoded by the coding sequence ATGCACAAAGACGCCACCATCGCCCTCCACGCCGGCTACAGTCCGGAACCCACCACCGGTGCCTGCGCGGTCCCGCTCTACCAGACCGCCTCGTACGAATTCCGCGACGCCGAGCACGCCTCCAACCTCTTCGCCCTCAAGGAATTCGGGAACATCTACACCCGCCTGGGCAACCCCACCACCGATGTTTTGGAAAAGCGACTGGCTGCTTTGGAAGGCGGTGTGGCGGCGTTGGCCACGGCCTCCGGCCAAGCCGCGATCACCATGGCCATCCTGAACATCGCACGCGCCGGCGACAACATCGTGTCCACGTCCTACCTGTACGGCGGCACCTACAACCTCTTCAAGTACACGTTCGCGCGCTTGGGCATCACGGTCAAGTTTGTGGACTTCTCCAAGCCCGACATGGTGGAAGCGGCCATCGACGAGCGCACCCGCGCGGTGTACATGGAATCGATCGGAAACCCCAAAAACAACGTGGACGATTTCCACGCCATCGCACGCGCGGCACACTCCAAAGGCGTCGCGTTCATCGTCGACAACACGGTATCGCCCATCGTCTTCAAGCCACTGGAAAACGGCGCCGACATCGTGGTGTATTCGCTCACCAAGTACATCGGAGGCCACGGCACCAGCCTGGGCGGAGCGATCGTGGATGGCGGCAAATTCCCCTGGAACAACGGACGTTACGACGTCGAGTTCGTCCAACCCGACCCTTCCTACCACGGGCTGGTCTATTGGGACGCTTTCGGACTGCACGACAAGGCCCTGGTGCGTGGTGCCGGATTCATCTTCAAGGCACGGCTGCAACTGATGCGCGACATGGGATCGTGCATCTCTCCGTTCAATTCCTGGCAGATCCTGCAAGGATTGGAGACCCTGCCGCTTCGCATGAAGGCCCACTGCGAGAACGCCCTGAAGATCGCACAATTTCTGTCAAAGCATCCTTCGGTGAGCTGGGTGAACTACCCGGGCCTACCCACGCACCCCGACCACGAGAACGCCAAGCGCTACCTGGATGGCGGATTCGGCGGCATCATCGGGTTCGGTGTCAAAGGCGGACGCGAAGCGGGTGCGCAAGTGATCGACAAGGTGAAACTTTTCACGCATCTGGCCAACATCGGCGACGCCAAATCCCTGATCATCCATCCCGCCAGCACCACCCACAGCCAGTTGTCGGATGCGGAATTGCCCGCCACCGGCGTCACGGCGGACTTCATCCGTTTGTCGGTGGGATTGGAAGCGGCCCAAGATCTGATCGCGGACCTGGACCAGGCGCTGCCCAAGGCCTGA
- a CDS encoding class I SAM-dependent methyltransferase yields MLRTLAEIAAKHDTDKQQSGYIQRYAKLFDPLRDRPIRMLELGVFRGGSLAMWSEYFPLGTIVGVDLSPNPLAQMPDRTHFVQGSQDDVALLDKIGDQFAPDGFDIIIDDAAHIGTVARTSFLNLFPHHLKPGGIYVLEDWGTGYWPSWPGGAMFRNRRAEISALAQQTVGPDGYPAVDPNFTCHNFGMAGLVKELVDEVAWNDICSSRGNPEAEKRGSIISEMTIHLGQVVLYKSLL; encoded by the coding sequence ATGCTCAGGACTCTCGCCGAGATCGCGGCCAAGCACGACACCGACAAGCAGCAATCCGGATACATCCAGCGCTACGCCAAGCTGTTCGATCCGTTGCGCGATCGCCCGATCCGGATGCTGGAGCTGGGAGTCTTCCGTGGCGGATCGTTGGCGATGTGGAGCGAGTACTTTCCGCTGGGGACGATCGTGGGGGTGGATCTGTCGCCCAATCCACTCGCGCAAATGCCGGACCGAACCCACTTCGTGCAGGGCTCCCAGGATGACGTGGCGCTCTTGGACAAGATCGGGGATCAATTCGCGCCGGACGGATTCGACATCATCATCGATGATGCCGCGCACATCGGAACGGTGGCCAGAACGTCTTTCCTGAATCTGTTCCCGCATCACCTCAAGCCTGGCGGCATCTATGTCCTGGAAGACTGGGGCACAGGCTATTGGCCGAGCTGGCCGGGCGGCGCGATGTTCAGAAATCGACGTGCGGAAATTTCGGCCCTCGCCCAACAAACGGTGGGGCCGGATGGGTATCCTGCGGTGGATCCCAACTTCACCTGCCACAACTTCGGGATGGCGGGCTTGGTGAAGGAGCTGGTGGACGAAGTCGCCTGGAACGACATCTGCTCCTCCCGCGGAAATCCGGAGGCGGAAAAACGGGGCTCCATCATTTCTGAAATGACGATCCACCTGGGACAGGTGGTGCTGTACAAATCCCTTTTGTAG